The following proteins are co-located in the Acidobacteriota bacterium genome:
- a CDS encoding amidohydrolase has product MEASGLDRVRRLRERVLAELERIEPRMRDLAADLHRRPELGLREEHAAGRLAAELEEDGFEATVGIGGLRTAFKARRGHGRPAVAFLAEYDALPGLGHAGGHNLVSAVAYAAASALGSVVSETGGTILVVGAPAEETIGGKVVLDARGELDGIDAALLAHPAGEDLVRVDSLASWSMEVLFEGRASHAVVAPERGIDALDAMIRLFVARDALREELGPEVRMPGVILEGGVRPNVVPDRARARFSLRAATARELVDRVVPAFEAMVAKIARETGARARVKPVDNLYHEFTCSEALARRYERHASELGLAVRPGPGRPFGSLDVGRLSQRVPVLHPLFRIGPPDLASHTETFASAAASGTALDAAARVCRALALTALDLLADPAAVAEAQAERKGSGAVREAPLIVEAGAP; this is encoded by the coding sequence ATGGAGGCGAGCGGATTGGACCGCGTGCGCAGGCTCCGGGAACGCGTGCTCGCCGAACTGGAGCGGATCGAGCCGCGCATGCGCGACCTCGCCGCGGACCTCCACCGGCGTCCCGAACTCGGCCTCCGCGAGGAACACGCGGCCGGCCGGCTGGCCGCGGAACTCGAAGAGGACGGGTTCGAGGCCACCGTGGGGATCGGCGGGCTGCGCACCGCGTTCAAGGCGCGCCGCGGGCACGGGCGGCCGGCCGTGGCTTTCCTCGCCGAGTACGACGCCTTGCCCGGGTTGGGGCACGCCGGCGGGCACAACCTGGTCTCGGCCGTCGCCTACGCGGCCGCGTCCGCGCTGGGCTCGGTCGTCTCCGAGACGGGCGGGACGATTCTCGTCGTCGGCGCCCCCGCGGAGGAAACGATCGGCGGCAAGGTGGTGTTGGACGCGCGCGGGGAGCTGGACGGGATCGACGCGGCGCTTCTCGCCCATCCCGCGGGAGAGGACCTCGTCCGCGTCGACAGCCTGGCTTCGTGGTCGATGGAGGTTCTCTTCGAGGGGCGAGCCTCGCACGCCGTGGTGGCGCCCGAACGGGGGATCGACGCGCTCGATGCGATGATCCGGCTCTTCGTGGCGCGGGACGCGCTCCGGGAGGAGCTCGGGCCGGAGGTGCGGATGCCGGGGGTGATCCTCGAGGGCGGGGTGCGTCCCAACGTGGTTCCCGACCGGGCGCGGGCGCGTTTCAGCCTGAGGGCGGCGACCGCGCGGGAGCTGGTGGACCGCGTGGTTCCCGCCTTCGAGGCGATGGTGGCGAAGATCGCGCGGGAGACGGGAGCGAGAGCCCGGGTGAAGCCGGTCGACAACCTCTACCACGAGTTCACCTGCAGCGAGGCGCTGGCGCGCCGTTACGAGCGCCACGCGAGCGAGCTCGGGCTCGCCGTTCGTCCCGGGCCAGGCCGTCCCTTCGGGTCGCTCGACGTGGGGCGTCTCTCGCAGCGCGTTCCGGTGCTTCATCCCCTGTTCCGGATCGGCCCCCCGGATCTCGCCAGCCACACCGAGACCTTCGCGAGCGCGGCCGCGTCAGGGACCGCGCTCGACGCGGCCGCACGGGTCTGCCGCGCGCTGGCGCTGACGGCGCTCGACCTGCTCGCCGACCCCGCGGCGGTGGCCGAGGCGCAGGCGGAGAGGAAGGGGAGCGGGGCCGTGCGGGAGGCGCCGTTGATCGTCGAGGCGGGAGCGCCGTGA